In Juglans microcarpa x Juglans regia isolate MS1-56 chromosome 8D, Jm3101_v1.0, whole genome shotgun sequence, the following are encoded in one genomic region:
- the LOC121242257 gene encoding Werner syndrome ATP-dependent helicase-like: MPHPSSLPYMVSFTNALRLTDQENPFKPKNLLPAAIMNNQHITIERIDTPNPDEFQRFRVHFYETHLIHVTLTSNPFVVCGWIEKITWFKRKRIHGDRKLVVGLGVQWSPYYNCAAILQLCVGHRCLVFQLQQANMVMLPLRRFLSNHSNTFVGFFKYKKRRMLLNSEHKLFVRNFVDIRDLSETLGSRNASLELLANSLFGFKGVKKSRTIEKSNWNDVLLTEEQVKYASVDAFLSFRIGMHFKVWA, from the coding sequence ATGCCTCATCCATCTTCTCTTCCATATATGGTCAGCTTCACCAATGCACTTAGACTTACAGATCAAGAAAATCCCTTCAAACCCAAGAACCTGCTGCCTGCAGCCATTATGAACAACCAGCACATAACCATCGAAAGAATCGACACCCCAAACCCTGACGAATTCCAAAGGTTTAGGGTCCACTTCTATGAGACGCACCTTATTCACGTCACCCTCACCTCTAATCCCTTCGTCGTCTGTGGATGGATTGAAAAGATTACCTGGTTCAAACGCAAACGTATCCACGGTGACCGCAAGCTCGTCGTTGGCCTTGGCGTCCAGTGGTCTCCCTACTACAACTGTGCAGCCATTCTCCAGCTCTGCGTTGGCCATCGCTGCCTCGTCTTCCAACTCCAACAGGCGAACATGGTGATGCTCCCCCTCCGACGCTTTCTGTCCAACCACAGCAATACCTTCGTCGGCTTCTTTAAGTATAAGAAGCGACGCATGCTCCTCAATTCCGAGCACAAGCTTTTCGTCAGGAATTTCGTTGATATTCGCGACTTGTCGGAGACCTTGGGGAGTAGGAATGCGTCGTTGGAGCTGTTGGCAAATAGTCTTTTCGGTTTCAAGGGCGTGAAAAAGTCGAGGACGATTGAAAAAAGTAATTGGAATGATGTTTTGCTTACAGAAGAACAGGTTAAGTACGCCAGCGTAGACGCTTTTCTCTCTTTCCGCATTGGAATGCATTTCAAAGTGTGGGCCTGA